One segment of Salmo salar unplaced genomic scaffold, Ssal_v3.1, whole genome shotgun sequence DNA contains the following:
- the LOC123739458 gene encoding BUD13 homolog produces MEHFEVKAREHLEKHREETTPPRHLEKHSKETTPSRHLEKHLKETTPPRHLEKHREETTPPRHLEKHSRETTPPRHLEKHSKETTPPRHLEKHSKETTPPRPLEKHLKETTPPRPLEKHLKETTPPRHLEKHSRETTPPRHLEKHLKETTPPRHLEKHSRETTPPRHLEKHREETTPPRHLEKHSRETTPPRHLEKHLKETTPPRHLEKHKKHSRETTPPRHLEKHREETTPPRHLEKHLKETTPPRHLEKHSRETTPPRHLEKHSKETTPPRHLEKHREETTPPRHLEKHSKETTPPRHLEKHLKETTPPRHLEKHREETTPPRHLEKHLKETTPPRHLEKHSKETTPPRHLEKHREETTPPRHLEKHLKETTPPRHLEKHLKETTPPRHLEKHSKETTPPRHLEKHSTDDSTDDSTGDSTGDSTDDSTDDN; encoded by the exons ATGGAGCACTTTGAAGTGAAggccagaga ACACTTAGAGAAACACAGGGAAGAGACCACTCCACCAAGACACTTAGAGAAACACAGCAAAGAGACCACTCCATCTAGACACTTAGAGAAACACCTCAAAGAGACCACTCCACCAAGACACTTAGAGAAACACAGGGAAGAGACCACTCCACCAAGACacttagagaaacacagcagagagaccaCTCCACCAAGACACTTAGAGAAACACAGCAAAGAGACCACTCCACCTAGACACTTAGAGAAACACAGCAAAGAGACCACTCCACCAAGACCCTTAGAGAAACACCTCAAAGAGACCACTCCACCAAGACCCTTAGAGAAACACCTCAAAGAGACCACTCCACCTAGACacttagagaaacacagcagagagaccaCTCCACCTAGACACTTAGAGAAACACCTCAAAGAGACCACTCCACCAAGACacttagagaaacacagcagagagaccaCTCCACCTAGACACTTAGAGAAACACAGGGAAGAGACCACTCCACCAAGACacttagagaaacacagcagagagaccaCTCCACCTAGACACTTAGAGAAACACCTCAAAGAGACCACTCCACCAAGACacttagagaaacaca agaaacacagcagagagaccaCTCCACCAAGACACTTAGAGAAACACAGGGAAGAGACCACTCCACCTAGACACTTAGAGAAACACCTCAAAGAGACCACTCCACCAAGACacttagagaaacacagcagagagaccaCTCCACCAAGACACTTAGAGAAACACAGCAAAGAGACCACTCCACCAAGACACTTAGAGAAACACAGGGAAGAGACCACTCCACCAAGACACTTAGAGAAACACAGCAAAGAGACCACTCCACCAAGACACTTAGAGAAACACCTCAAAGAGACCACTCCACCAAGACACTTAGAGAAACACAGGGAAGAGACCACTCCACCTAGACACTTAGAGAAACACCTCAAAGAGACCACTCCACCAAGACACTTAGAGAAACACAGCAAAGAGACCACTCCACCAAGACACTTAGAGAAACACAGGGAAGAGACCACTCCACCAAGACACTTAGAGAAACACCTCAAAGAGACCACTCCACCAAGACACTTAGAGAAACACCTCAAAGAGACCACTCCACCAAGACACTTAGAGAAACACAGCAAAGAGACCACTCCACCAAGACacttagagaaacaca GTACCGACGATAGCACCGACGATAGCACCGGCGATAGCACCGGCGATAGCACCGACGATAGCACCGACGATAATTAG